TGGAGAAGCTCACGGTGATAGTGAGCCTTGTGGTGACGGCGATGGTAGATGTCACGGCGGTGGTGGTGCCAAACCTCCTGGGGGAACCCAACCTCACGGGGACGCTAAAACTCATGGTGACACCAAAATTCGAGGTGACGCCAAACCCTGTGGAGACCCCAAACCTTCTGGAGACCCCAAACCCTGTGGTGACACCAAACCCTGTGGTGACACCAAACCCTGTGGAGACACCAAACCTGGTGACCCCAAACCCTGTGGAGACTCCAAACCTTGTGGAGACCCCAAACCCGGCGCCGCCGCCGAGAGGCCTCACCGGTGCGAAGAGTGCGGCCAAGCCTTCCGCCACGCCgccaccctcctcctccaccgGCAGACCCACGCCGGCTCCTTCTCCTGCCCCCTCTGCCCCGAGCGCTTCGAGGGCAGCGCCCAACTGGCCCGGCACCGGCGCCGGCGGCACGGCGCGGCGGCCAAACCCTACCGCTGTGAGGCCTGCGGCAAGTCCTACGCCCAACCGGCCGGCTTGCGGCACCACCAACCCGAGCAACCCTTGGGTTGTCCCCACTGCGGCTCCTCCTTCTTCTGGAGCTGCCGGCTGGCCCGGCACCTCCGCGCCTGCCGCCCGCCCGCCAAACCCTACAAGTGCCCCGAGTGCGGCAAAGCCTTCGGGCAGAGCTCCAAGCTCCTCCGGCACCAGGTGACCCACACCGGCGAGAAGCCCTACAAGTGCCCCGAGTGCGGCAAGATCTTCAGCCAGAGCTCCAACCTGGCCGAGCACCGGCGGACCCACGGCGCCGCCCGGCGTCACTTCTGCCCGCTCTGCGGCAAGGGCTTCGCCCTCGGCTCCTACCTGGCCAAGCACCGGCTCACCCACACCGGCGAGCGGCCCTACCGCTGCACCGAGTGCGGCAAGAGCTTCCGGCAGAGCTCCAACCTCATCCAGCACCAGCGCACCCACACCGGCGAGCGGCCCTACACCTGCGGGCTCTGCGGCAAGAGCTTCTGCCAGAACTCCCACCTGGCCAAGCACCGGCGCACCCACACCGGCGAGCGGCCCTACCGCTGCGGGGACTGCGGGAAGAGCTTCCGGCAGAGCGCCAACCTCCTGGAGCACCGGCACACCCACACCGGCGAGCGGCCCTACCGCTGCGGCCAGTGCGGGAAGACCTTCGGCTGGAGCTCGGCCTTCAGCAAGCACCAGCGCACCCACCTGGCGTGAGGGCGGCGCCCGAACCGGCGCGGGACG
Above is a genomic segment from Oxyura jamaicensis isolate SHBP4307 breed ruddy duck unplaced genomic scaffold, BPBGC_Ojam_1.0 oxyUn_random_OJ102528, whole genome shotgun sequence containing:
- the LOC118160165 gene encoding zinc finger protein 665-like, which encodes VGSPPVPRDGDDDDGGDGEATSSPPPLLAPKPPPPEDDEEEAEGSGEDLPPRPHRCGDCGKAFAQSSNLLKHRRVHTGERPYRCGQCGKTFGWSSSLLEHLKGHAGARPHACGECGKAFSRGSTLLEHQRTHTGEKPYRCSQCGARFSQSSTLVHHRRTHTGERPYGCPECGRAFGRKSTLATHRRTHTGERPYGCGECGRRFAVSSDLAKHRRARGGQRCRDGGRQFCRPSALEEHGEKEHGGAWGGGEPRGEPGGHGEHHGDGEHHGHGEHHGHGEPRGEPHGGGEPRGEPCGHGDPHGEPHGHGDPHGGGEPHGEPHGGGEPHGEPHGHGETLGQCHGDGEPRGDPHGHGDPHGHGEPHGQCRGDGEPRGGGQPRGEPLGHGEPHGEPHGDGEAHGDSEPCGDGDGRCHGGGGAKPPGGTQPHGDAKTHGDTKIRGDAKPCGDPKPSGDPKPCGDTKPCGDTKPCGDTKPGDPKPCGDSKPCGDPKPGAAAERPHRCEECGQAFRHAATLLLHRQTHAGSFSCPLCPERFEGSAQLARHRRRRHGAAAKPYRCEACGKSYAQPAGLRHHQPEQPLGCPHCGSSFFWSCRLARHLRACRPPAKPYKCPECGKAFGQSSKLLRHQVTHTGEKPYKCPECGKIFSQSSNLAEHRRTHGAARRHFCPLCGKGFALGSYLAKHRLTHTGERPYRCTECGKSFRQSSNLIQHQRTHTGERPYTCGLCGKSFCQNSHLAKHRRTHTGERPYRCGDCGKSFRQSANLLEHRHTHTGERPYRCGQCGKTFGWSSAFSKHQRTHLA